The genomic window TTCTTCCCATTCTCTTTGTTGTTGCTCTCTTTTTTGTTGACGTTCTCTTTCTTTTTTCGCAGCTTCTTCTTTTCGATATTTATTTCCATATTCAAAGAAAGAATTATATTTACTTTTTTTCCCATAAATTAAATAGTTGGCTCGATCAAACAAAAATTCTGTAAACATGTATTTTACATACTTTAAAAAGGAAATAAATGTTGTTCCAAGGATTGGAAAAATAAAAAGGAAGAATAGAAGAAATAAGGTTACTGGATTTAAAAGAAGAAAAAAACCAAATGGTCCAGAAAATATAAGCAAAAAGAAACATCCTCCAGCGCCTATTATAGCAAATATACTATTTATAGAAGTTACCATATTTACAGTAACTTCAGCTATTCCAATAATAACATCTAAGATAAAAGATAAAGCTTGTGCAATAAAGTATAGAATTCTTCCTAATGATTTTTTAAAAAAATTCATTCATTTCATACCCCTTTATATTTTTTATTTAAATATTTATTATATCAGATTATTTTTAGAATTCATATTTTTATTTATGAATAAAGATATGTAAATAAAAAATTTAATATTTTATATTAAATTCATAGATAATGGGGTATAGATAATAAAAGATAAGAAAAACAAGAGAGGAGGAATGAAATATGAGAAATATTATTATATATACCACTCAAACTTGACCATGGTGCCATAAGGTAATGGATTACCTAAGAGAGAAAAATATCTCATTTAAAGAAAAAGATGTTTCTGTAGATCCAAATGCTGCAAAAGAGATGATTCAAAAATCAGGACAAAGAGGAGTGCCTGTTATTGATATAGATGGAACCATTATTGTTGGATTTGATAAAGCTGCTATCGATGATATATTAGGCTTTTAACAAATTATTAAAAAGAAATCAGAGTAAAAACTCTGATTTCTTTTTTGAATAGGGAAAGAGTTATATTTATGCTATAATAAAAAAGTTAAAAATTAATTAAAATAATAGATGAGGTGAAAAAATGAAGGATAAAGACATTGCAGGAGAAAGTTGTGAAATATTAGTTCCTTTTCATGAAAGAAAACCTCTAGAGGAAATAGAAAGAGAGATTATTAAAAAATATAGAAAAGTTTTGTGGTCTAAGTTTACAAAAGCAATTAAAGACTATCAATTAGTAGAAGAAGGGGATAAAATAGCTGTTGCTATCTCTGGTGGAAAAGATAGCATGCTTATGGCAAAACTTTTTCAAGAATTAAAAAAGCATAATGGACAAATAAATTTTGAATTAGAATTTATTGCAATGGATCCAGGATATCATCCTGATATTAAAAATTTATTAATAGAGAATTGTGAGTATTTAAAAATCCCTATTAAAATTTTTGAATCTGGAATTTTTAAAGTAGTGAATGAAATAGCGAGAGATTATCCGTGTTTTATGTGTGCAAAAATGAGAAGAGGGGCTCTTTACTCAAAAGCTAAAGAATTAGGATGTAATAAATTAGCTTTAGGACATCATTTTAATGATGTAATTGAAACCACTCTTTTAAACCTATTTTATACAGGAAATTTTAAAACCATGCTTCCAAAATTAAAATCCAGTAATTTTTCTGATATGGAACTTATTAGACCTCTTTATTATATAGAAGAAAAAAACATACAAAGATTCATTCAAAATAGTGGAATTTGGCCATTAAATTGTGCTTGCATGGTAGCAGCTAAAAAAATAGGAAGTAAAAGACAGGAGATGAAAAAGTTAATTGAAGAATTGAAAAAAACTATTCCTAATGCAGATAAATCCATTTTTCATTCTGCTAAAAATGTAAATATGAATGCAATTCTTGGATGGCAAAAAAATAATAAAAAATATTCTTATTTAGACTTTTATTAGGATATACTAAAGAAAGAAACTCTATTTGATTTTTTGATATAGTTAGGTAAAAAGCAAATCCTATAGTATAATAAGTACATTAATTTAAAGTATTTTATAAAGAAAAAATGTAGAATGAAGAGGTTGCTATCTGAGGAGGATAAAGATGCATGAAGAAAAAGGACCAAAAAAATCTATTATTTATTATTATGTGATTGTCCTTTTAATAATATTACTTATAAATATTTTTATTTTACCTATTATACAAAACAAAAATATTATCGAAGTAGACTATGGAACTTTTTTAAAACAAGTAGAAAAGGGCAATGTTAAAAAGGTAGAGATTGATGGAAATCAAATTACCTATCTTGTTAAAAATAAAGATGAAAAACAAATCTATGTAACAGGAGTTATGGATGATCCAGATTTAGTAAACAGATTATATGAAGCAGGAGTATCTTTTGAAAGAGTGGTTCCTAAAGAAAATTCTCCTTTCGTTAATTTTTTATTATCTTGGATTTTGCCTATGTTTTTATTTATTGGATTGGGACAATTATTTGCAAGACAACTGCAAAAACGTATTGGTGGCGGAAGAGCTATGACTTTTGGAAAAAGTAATGCAAAAATCTATGTAAAAGCAGAAACAGGTAAAACATTTGAAGATGTAGCAGGACAAGATGAAGCAAAAGAGGCTTTAACAGAGATTGTAGACTTTTTACATGATCCTAGCAAATATACAAAAATAGGAGCTATTTTACCTAAAGGAGTTTTACTTGTAGGACCTCCTGGTACAGGAAAAACATTATTAGCACAAGCGGTGGCTGGAGAAGCGAATGTTCCATTTTTTTCAATATCGGGCTCTGAATTTGTTGAAATGTTTGTAGGAATGGGAGCCGCAAAGGTACGTGATTTATTTAAACAGGCAAATGAAAAAGCTCCTTGCATTGTTTTTATTGACGAGATTGATACCATTGGGAAAAAACGTGGAGATGGAAATTTTGGAGGAAATGATGAAAGAGAACAAACTTTAAATCAGCTTCTAACAGAAATGGATGGATTTGATGGAAGAAAAGGAGTTGTTATTTTAGCTGCAACTAATAGGCCAGAATCTTTAGATAAAGCATTACTTCGTCCAGGTCGTTTTGATAGGCGTATTCCAGTAGAATTGCCAGATTTAAAAGGAAGGGAGGCAATTCTTAGAGTACATGCAAAAAAGGTAAAAACAGAGGAATTCCTTGACTTTAATGTAATTGCTAGATCTACATCAGGAGCATCAGGAGCAGACTTAGCAAATATTGTAAATGAAGCAGCTTTAAGGGCAGTAAGACAGGGAAGAGAAAAGGTATCTCAAGAAGATTTAGAAGAGTCTGTAGAAGTGGTTATTGCAGGGTATCAGCGTAAGGGAGCAGTAATTTCTCATAAAGAAAAAGAAATTATTGCTTATCATGAAATTGGTCATGCGATAGTAGCAGCCAAACAAACAGATTCGGCACCTGTTCACAAAATTACTATTATTCCACGTACTTCTGGAGCTTTAGGATATACTATGCAAGTAGAGCAAGAGGAAAAAACTTTATTAAGTAAAGAACAAGCTTTTAATAAGATTGCTACTCTTACTGGAGGACGTGCTGCAGAAGAATTGATATTTGGTAGCTATACTTCAGGAGCTTCTAACGATATTGAACAAGCAACAAAAATTGCCCGGGCAATGGTTACTCGTTTTGGAATGAGCAAAAGTTTTGATATGATGGCTCTAGAAACAGTAAATAATCCTTATTTAGGAGGAGATACTTCATTATTATGTTCCTCTGAAACTGCAGCAAAGATAGATCAAGAGGTATTAGATATTATAAAAAATGCGCATGAAAAGGCGATAGAAATCCTAAAAGAAAATCAACAAAAACTTTATGAATTGGCTCATTATTTATTAGAAAAAGAAACTATCACAGGAGAAGAATTTATGAAAATTCTCTCTAGATAGAGATTAAAATAGAGATTAAAAATGAGAATATGATAAAATTTTTGTAAGAAGCTGTATTTGCAGCTTCTATTTTTTATTTTATTTAATCATTAATGTGTGTAAATCTTTTATTTCCTAGAAGTAGCGGATGTAAATATTATTTTATAAATTAATAATGTGAAAAGATATTGAATTTGTAGAAGAAATTACTTATAATATAATAAAAATAAAACAAGTTTCAGCGGAAATGGCGGAATAGGTAGACGCGCTAGATTCAGGTTCTAGTGGATAAATATCCATGGGGGTTCGAGTCCCCCTTTCCGCACCATAAAATATAGAAAGATATTAAAAATTTTGTATAAAAATAATGCAGCTAGATTATTTTCTAGCTGCATTATTTATTGATAAAATACATGTCCACCAATTCTTGTTACATAAGCTTTGTTTTTTACAATCCAAGAGCCAGCTGCTTTGTTAGGATTAAAGAAATAAGTTGCATTTCCTACAGGTCTTGCACCATTTATAGCATCTTTTGCTGCTTGTATACTTTCTGGAGATGGTGTGTTATAAATAGTACCATCTGCAACTGGGCTGAATTGAGGAATATTTCCATAATACTCAAAAATTACATTATAAATGGTATTAGGAAATGCTGAAGAATTTACTCTATTTAAAATAACATTTCCAATTGCTACTTTTCCTTCATAAGGTTCTGCTTGTGCTTCTGCATGAATAATTCGAGCTAACCAATAGATATCATTTGAATCATAATTTTTTGTCGTAGCTGTCCCTCTTGTAGTTGTTCCTCTTGATGAAATAGTATTAGGAATACTATATAATGTACTTTGTGTTTGTGTTCCTGCAATACCATCAATTCTTATGTTGTGGTCTATTTGGAAATTAATAACGGCTCTTTCTGTTATTTTTCCATAGATTCCATCAATATAATAATTATAGTATCCCATTTGGTTTAATGTTTGTTGTAGTTTCACAACATCTTCTCCACGATCTGCATATTTTAAAGTTCTTCCTGTTTCACTAGCAGCAACTCCTGTTGTAGATAGAAATAATAATACAAAAATTAATGTAATTGCTAAAATATTTTTCTTTTTCAATTTATCTGCACTCCTTTCTATAATTTGCTTCCGAAGTTAGCTGACGGGTTCGGGGGAGGAGACCCCCTACCATAAATGGATTAACCCCTTAGCATGGTTCCTCCGTACCTATAATCATAGGATTCAGCAGTTGCAGATTGATAACAATGCTTATTATACAAAATTGTATATGATTTGTAAACATTTTGTATCAAAATACCAAAAATTACATTTTATTTTGTTCTGCTAAAACTTTAAGGAATATTGTTTATTAGTAAATTACAATAGAAAGAAAATAAATATTGGA from Garciella nitratireducens DSM 15102 includes these protein-coding regions:
- a CDS encoding J domain-containing protein, with the protein product MNFFKKSLGRILYFIAQALSFILDVIIGIAEVTVNMVTSINSIFAIIGAGGCFFLLIFSGPFGFFLLLNPVTLFLLFFLFIFPILGTTFISFLKYVKYMFTEFLFDRANYLIYGKKSKYNSFFEYGNKYRKEEAAKKERERQQKREQQQREWEERFRQWQEFQNSQRNTGQGRYEWYGQNNRSYRSNTGAYTNPSTEFIKKYEESCNLLGVNYDADKYQIKLAFRKKAKQYHPDINKNPNATEIFQQINDAYDFLSDENIERYKKLKGN
- a CDS encoding tRNA 2-thiocytidine biosynthesis TtcA family protein, producing MKDKDIAGESCEILVPFHERKPLEEIEREIIKKYRKVLWSKFTKAIKDYQLVEEGDKIAVAISGGKDSMLMAKLFQELKKHNGQINFELEFIAMDPGYHPDIKNLLIENCEYLKIPIKIFESGIFKVVNEIARDYPCFMCAKMRRGALYSKAKELGCNKLALGHHFNDVIETTLLNLFYTGNFKTMLPKLKSSNFSDMELIRPLYYIEEKNIQRFIQNSGIWPLNCACMVAAKKIGSKRQEMKKLIEELKKTIPNADKSIFHSAKNVNMNAILGWQKNNKKYSYLDFY
- the ftsH gene encoding ATP-dependent zinc metalloprotease FtsH; amino-acid sequence: MHEEKGPKKSIIYYYVIVLLIILLINIFILPIIQNKNIIEVDYGTFLKQVEKGNVKKVEIDGNQITYLVKNKDEKQIYVTGVMDDPDLVNRLYEAGVSFERVVPKENSPFVNFLLSWILPMFLFIGLGQLFARQLQKRIGGGRAMTFGKSNAKIYVKAETGKTFEDVAGQDEAKEALTEIVDFLHDPSKYTKIGAILPKGVLLVGPPGTGKTLLAQAVAGEANVPFFSISGSEFVEMFVGMGAAKVRDLFKQANEKAPCIVFIDEIDTIGKKRGDGNFGGNDEREQTLNQLLTEMDGFDGRKGVVILAATNRPESLDKALLRPGRFDRRIPVELPDLKGREAILRVHAKKVKTEEFLDFNVIARSTSGASGADLANIVNEAALRAVRQGREKVSQEDLEESVEVVIAGYQRKGAVISHKEKEIIAYHEIGHAIVAAKQTDSAPVHKITIIPRTSGALGYTMQVEQEEKTLLSKEQAFNKIATLTGGRAAEELIFGSYTSGASNDIEQATKIARAMVTRFGMSKSFDMMALETVNNPYLGGDTSLLCSSETAAKIDQEVLDIIKNAHEKAIEILKENQQKLYELAHYLLEKETITGEEFMKILSR
- a CDS encoding cell wall hydrolase encodes the protein MKKKNILAITLIFVLLFLSTTGVAASETGRTLKYADRGEDVVKLQQTLNQMGYYNYYIDGIYGKITERAVINFQIDHNIRIDGIAGTQTQSTLYSIPNTISSRGTTTRGTATTKNYDSNDIYWLARIIHAEAQAEPYEGKVAIGNVILNRVNSSAFPNTIYNVIFEYYGNIPQFSPVADGTIYNTPSPESIQAAKDAINGARPVGNATYFFNPNKAAGSWIVKNKAYVTRIGGHVFYQ